A window of Piliocolobus tephrosceles isolate RC106 chromosome 13, ASM277652v3, whole genome shotgun sequence contains these coding sequences:
- the BATF2 gene encoding basic leucine zipper transcriptional factor ATF-like 2 isoform X3 gives MAPVGKRIGGLGGTWVGGPWRYQQHESLEKDNLALRKEIQALQAELAWWSQTLHVHERLCPMDCASCSAPGLPGCWDQAEGLLGPSPQGQHGCREQLELFQTPDSCSPAQPLSPGPQPHDSPSLLQSPLPSLSLGPTVVAEPPVQLSPSPLLFASHTGSSLQGSSSKLSALQPSLTAQTAPPQPLELEHPTRGKLESSPNNPSSALGLACLQSKEHKPAFSAAAWQGLGGDPSPHPLLAFPLLSSLKSTSNLVSGAGLAPSLGSGSNLSTRASPPSLLGAALRG, from the exons ATGGCTCCTGTGGGCAAGAGAATAGGTGGTTTGGGGGGCACATGGGTTGGAGGCCCATGGAGATACCAG CAGCACGAGTCTCTGGAGAAAGACAACCTCGCCCTGAGGAAGGAGATCCAGGCCCTTCAGGCCGAGCTGGCGTGGTGGAGCCAGACCCTGCACGTGCATGAGCGCCTGTGCCCCATGGACTGTGCCTCCTGCTCAGCTCCAGGGCTCCCAGGCTGCTGGGACCAGGCTGAGGGGCTCCTGGGCCCTAGCCCACAGGGACAACATGGCTGCCGGGAGCAGCTGGAGCTGTTCCAGACCCCGGACTCCTGTTCCCCAGCTCAGCCGCTCTCTCCAGGTCCACAGCCTCATGATTCCCCCAGCCTCCTCCAGTCCCCTCTGCCCTCACTGTCCCTTGGCCCCACTGTGGTTGCTGAACCTCCTGTCCAACTGTCCCCCAGCCCTCTCCTGTTTGCCTCACACACTGGTTCCAGCCTGCAGGGGTCTTCCTCTAAGCTCAGTGCCCTCCAGCCCAGCCTCACAGCCCAAACTGCCCCTCCACAACCCCTCGAGCTGGAGCATCCCACCAGAGGGAAGCTGGAGTCCTCTCCCAACAACCCTTCCTCTGCCCTGGGGCTTGCATGTCTGCAGAGCAAGGAGCACAAACCTGCTTTCTCAGCGGCCGCTTGGCAAGGGCTGGGTGGAGATCCCAGCCCTCACCCTCTCCTGGCCTTtcctctgctctcctctctcAAGTCCACTTCTAACCTGGTCTCTGGAGCTGGGTTGGCCCCTTCTTTGGGCTCAGGAAGCAACCTTAGCACACGGGCCTCTCCTCCCTCGCTACTGGGTGCTGCCCTGCGTGGCTGA